The genomic window AAAGTGAATGATCGTGAAGTAGAATATCAGTCAGAGAAAACTGCTTATTTTTTAAGAAGTAAGAAACCCAAAAAGTAATCTGATTGCCATAATATTTTTGCAATAAACCTCTTTCATACTTTCTGAACCAGAATCCCAAACTAAATATTCGTTTTTCTCGAGATATTTGGATAAGTCGCATAAAGATTTTAACTTTGCGCCCCCGCAGATATGGGTAAAAAGCAACAAGACTTTTGCTTGGAAATCCCAAAATTAAAATTAGGAGAACAAACATTTAGCTTTGACCTTAATAATGATTTTTGGGATCTGTTTCAAGGAGGTTTAATTACACACGGGCAGGTTAGTTATCAAGTAACCGTAGTTAAGTTTGCCAACCAGCTTGATGTCAGTTTTAAAGCAGACGGAAAGGTTGAATTGGCTTGCGACCGTTGTACGCAACCATTTGAAACGGCTATTCATAGCGTTAATCGGGTGATTTATAGCTATACACCTCCCATTTCAGGACAAGAACAAACTGATTTTGTATCAATCAATCGGAATCAGGTTTTCTTAGATATTTCTCAGGAGATGTATGATTTTGTTTGTATTTCACTCCCAAACAAACGAATCCCTACGGATTGCCCTGGAGAACGTTGTCCGGCTGAGGTACTTAAAATACTGGGTATCAACCAACCAGAAACAACTCAAGATGCGGAAACTATTGACCCTCGCTGGGCAGAACTGACAAAATTAAAATCAACACTTAAATAATTATTAAATTTTATGCCAAATCCCAAACGCCGTCATTCCAAGACTCGCCGTGACAAACGTAGAACACATGATAAGCTAACTGCAAAACCGCTCTACTTAGATCCAATTAACGGCCAGCCAACGGTATATCACCGTGTAAATATCGCCAGTGGATACTACCGCGGCAGAAAAGTAATGAAAGGTACTGATGATTAATTAATTACACCATGCGTATTGGTTTGGATGTCATGGGGGGAGATTACTACCCCCATGCCCCTATCGCTGGAGTTATTCAAGCCTTAGATGCCTTAAAATCTGAGGAAAAAGTCATTCTATTTGGGCAGCAGGCTGTAATCGAAACAGAATTAGCTAAATACTCTATTTCAGCCTCAAAAATAGAAATACTTCATTGTGAGGATGTTATAGAAATGGATGAGCACCCGGCAAAGGCTTTTACAGCTAAGACTAAATCTTCGATTGCTACCGGATACCGGATGCTAAAAGCACAGCAAATAGACGCTTTTATTAGTGCTGGAAACACCGGAGCAATGTTGGTCGGATCTGTATTAGGCTTGGGAACCATCCAAGGAATTCAACGCCCTACCATCGGCGCAATTTACCCAAATGGGAATCAGCCAATCCTGATTCTGGACGTTGGTGCTAATGCTGATGCAAAGCCGGAATACTTAGCGCAATGGGCTATAATCGGCACTATTTACATGACCGAAATATTTAATATGCCAAAACCAAGAGTTGGTTTATTGAATATCGGAGAAGAAAAAAGCAAAGGCAATGCGCTTACCCAAAATGCCTACCCACTTTTAGAAAAAGAAACAGGTATCAACTTTATTGGAAACGTAGAAGGCCGAGACTTTAACAAGAATAAAGCAGATATTATTGTATGCGACGGTTTTGTAGGTAATATTATCTTAAAATTTGCCGAATCTTTTTACGAAGTAATGAAGCCCAAGATTGCCGATACCGACTTTGTAGAGCTATACAATTTTGAGAACTATGGGGGTATTCCTATTCTGGGAGTTCAAGGTGTGGCTATAATTGGTCATGGTATTTCAGGCCCTACTGCTTACAAAAATATGATATTACGTGCCAAAGACATCGTTCAGGCAAATTTAATAAACAAGCTGACTGCCGCTTTTCTAACCCAAAACGCTGAATAATCTCAGCGGCTATTAAGAATAAATATAACTCTGTATGATTACAGCCGCGATTACGGGCGTTTCTCATTATTTGCCGGATTATATCCTGACTAACGCTGAGTTAGAGAAAATGGTGGAAACCACCTCAGATTGGATTGTTGAAAGAACAGGCATTTTAGAAAGACGTATCCTGAAAGGACCTTACGGAACTTCGGATATGGCAGTTGAAGCGATTAAGAAATTACTTACGAAAAAACAGATAGCCCCTGAATCTATCGAACTGCTGATTTGCGCAACCACTACGCCGGATATGGTTTTTCCGGCTACTGCCAATGTTATTTGCGATAAGGCCGGCCTAAAACGTGCATGGGGCTTTGATTTACAGGCTGCTTGCTCCGGCTTTGTGTATGCACTCACAACCGCCTCACAATTTATTCAGTCAGGACAATATAAACGAATCTTGGTAGTTGGAGCAGATAAAATGTCTTCTATCATTGATTATGAAGACCGAAATACCTGTGTTATTTTTGGGGACGGAGCAGGAGTTGTATTGTTAGAACCCAATACAGAAGGATACGGATTACTGGATTCAGCCTTGTATAGCGACGGTTCCGGACGTGCACACCTACACATGAAAGCCGGTGGAAGCCTAAAACCGGCAACAGCAGAAACGGTTCAAAATAAAGAACACTTTGTTTACCAAGAAGGAAAACAAGTGTTCAAATTTGCGGTTTCCAAAATGGCCGAAGCAACCTTAGAAATCATGCGCCGAAATCAATTAACTTCGGAAGATATTGCATGGTTAGTTCCTCACCAAGCCAATAAGCGAATTATTGATTCTACCGGCGAAAGAATGGGAATACCACCCGAAAAAGTTATGCTCAATATCCAAAAATATGGAAACACCACCTCCGGAACCATTCCTATTTGCTTATCTGAATGGGAACACTTACTCAAAAAAGGAGATAACTTAATCTTAGCTACCTTTGGAGGCGGGTTCACCTGGGGAGCATCTTGGGTAAAATGGGCATATAACCCCACATAAAACGAACTTTCTTTATTAATTTAAAAACTTTTATGCAATTACGGCTTACATTATTCACACTTTTTTTATCGTTATTACTTTCAAACTGCCATAGCAGCCGGAAGGCTACCCATAAGAATACTGGCAAGGCAGATGCCACTATTAATCCCCCAAGTAGCCAAGAGAAAACTCCCGCTACATCTCCCTTAGAAAAAAAACCCGTTTGGGCTCCCCAAAAATATTCTTACAATCCCAGCAGAACAAAACTCATTGATATTATTCATACAAAATTAGAAGTCAATTTCTTGTGGGATCAAGCTCGAATGAACGGAAAAGCAACCTTAACATTAAAACCTTGGTTTCACCCTCAAGATTCAGTTGTTTTAGATGCCAAAGGATTTGATATTCTAACTATTTCACTTATCAAAAATAATAGCCTCCAAAAACTTATCTATAAATATAATAATCAAGAACTAACCATTCAATTAGATAAAAAATATTCCAGAGATGAAGCCTTTCAGATAGTTATAGAGTATATAGCTAAACCCGAAGAACTTAAATCTCATGGTGGTTCTGATGCTATCACGGATGACAAAGGACTTTATTTCATCAATTATGACGGGAAAAACCCCAGAAAGCCCAAACAGATTTGGACACAAGGCGAAACTCAATCTAATTCCTGCTGGTTTCCAACAATAGATTCCCCGAACGAAAGAACGACCCAAGAAATGTATATCACGGTAGATCCGAAATACAAAACGCTTTCAAACGGAATTCTGGTGAGTTCTACCCAAAACCCAAATGGCACCCGTACAGATTATTGGAAAATGGATCTTCCCCACGCACCTTACCTTTTTATGATGGCTGTTGGCGAATTTTCAGTCATTAAAGATTCTTGGCGCGGAATAGAAGTAAGCTATTATGTAGAAAAAGAATACGAACCTTATGCAAGACTTATCTTTGGGAATACTCCGGAAATGATAGAATTCTTTTCCACCAAATTGGGCGTTAAGTTTGCGTGGCCTAAATACAGCCAAATTGTAGTCCGTGATTTTGTTTCCGGTGCTATGGAAAACACCACTGCCACAGTTCATTCCGGTGTTTTGCAGCATGACGCACGTGAACATTTAGACGAAACCCACGAAGATATTATCTCTCACGAACTTTTCCACCACTGGTTTGGAGACTTAGTAACCTGTGAATCCTGGTCTAACCTCCCCTTGAATGAAAGTTTTGCAACTTATGGCGAATACCTTTGGATTGAGCATAAATATGGAAAGCAAGAAGCGGATTTACATTTAGACGATGATTTAGCTAATTATTTAGCTGAGGCGAGTCAAAAACGCGAACCCTTGATTCGTTACTACTATAAAAGCCGTGAAGATATGTTTGATGGCCATTCTTATCAAAAAGGTGGTAGAGTGTTGCACGTCCTCAGAAATTATCTGGGAGATGATGCATTCTTTGCCGGCCTCAAACTCTATTTAGCCCAAAATACTTTTTCTGATGTCGAAATTGACGAACTAAGAATGGCTTTTGAGGAAATCTGTGGCGAAGATCTCCATTGGTTTTTTGACCAATGGTTCTTACAACCCGGGCATCCAGAGCTAAGCATAAGTTACGCCTACGATACAACTCAAAAACAGGCTGTTATCTATTTAAAACAAGCCCAAAACTTACAATATATGCCGGTCTATCGCCTGCCGGTCTATATCTCTATCACAGAGAACAATCAAGTACGGGAAATACCGGTTACCTTTGAAACCAAAGATACTACATTCAAATTTCCGACAAATACAATTCCACAAAACATTGTATTTGATAGCAAAAAAATGCTTTTAGCTCGAATTAA from Bacteroidia bacterium includes these protein-coding regions:
- a CDS encoding DUF177 domain-containing protein, which encodes MGKKQQDFCLEIPKLKLGEQTFSFDLNNDFWDLFQGGLITHGQVSYQVTVVKFANQLDVSFKADGKVELACDRCTQPFETAIHSVNRVIYSYTPPISGQEQTDFVSINRNQVFLDISQEMYDFVCISLPNKRIPTDCPGERCPAEVLKILGINQPETTQDAETIDPRWAELTKLKSTLK
- the rpmF gene encoding 50S ribosomal protein L32; the encoded protein is MPNPKRRHSKTRRDKRRTHDKLTAKPLYLDPINGQPTVYHRVNIASGYYRGRKVMKGTDD
- the plsX gene encoding phosphate acyltransferase PlsX; amino-acid sequence: MRIGLDVMGGDYYPHAPIAGVIQALDALKSEEKVILFGQQAVIETELAKYSISASKIEILHCEDVIEMDEHPAKAFTAKTKSSIATGYRMLKAQQIDAFISAGNTGAMLVGSVLGLGTIQGIQRPTIGAIYPNGNQPILILDVGANADAKPEYLAQWAIIGTIYMTEIFNMPKPRVGLLNIGEEKSKGNALTQNAYPLLEKETGINFIGNVEGRDFNKNKADIIVCDGFVGNIILKFAESFYEVMKPKIADTDFVELYNFENYGGIPILGVQGVAIIGHGISGPTAYKNMILRAKDIVQANLINKLTAAFLTQNAE
- a CDS encoding ketoacyl-ACP synthase III, which codes for MITAAITGVSHYLPDYILTNAELEKMVETTSDWIVERTGILERRILKGPYGTSDMAVEAIKKLLTKKQIAPESIELLICATTTPDMVFPATANVICDKAGLKRAWGFDLQAACSGFVYALTTASQFIQSGQYKRILVVGADKMSSIIDYEDRNTCVIFGDGAGVVLLEPNTEGYGLLDSALYSDGSGRAHLHMKAGGSLKPATAETVQNKEHFVYQEGKQVFKFAVSKMAEATLEIMRRNQLTSEDIAWLVPHQANKRIIDSTGERMGIPPEKVMLNIQKYGNTTSGTIPICLSEWEHLLKKGDNLILATFGGGFTWGASWVKWAYNPT
- a CDS encoding M1 family metallopeptidase; its protein translation is MQLRLTLFTLFLSLLLSNCHSSRKATHKNTGKADATINPPSSQEKTPATSPLEKKPVWAPQKYSYNPSRTKLIDIIHTKLEVNFLWDQARMNGKATLTLKPWFHPQDSVVLDAKGFDILTISLIKNNSLQKLIYKYNNQELTIQLDKKYSRDEAFQIVIEYIAKPEELKSHGGSDAITDDKGLYFINYDGKNPRKPKQIWTQGETQSNSCWFPTIDSPNERTTQEMYITVDPKYKTLSNGILVSSTQNPNGTRTDYWKMDLPHAPYLFMMAVGEFSVIKDSWRGIEVSYYVEKEYEPYARLIFGNTPEMIEFFSTKLGVKFAWPKYSQIVVRDFVSGAMENTTATVHSGVLQHDAREHLDETHEDIISHELFHHWFGDLVTCESWSNLPLNESFATYGEYLWIEHKYGKQEADLHLDDDLANYLAEASQKREPLIRYYYKSREDMFDGHSYQKGGRVLHVLRNYLGDDAFFAGLKLYLAQNTFSDVEIDELRMAFEEICGEDLHWFFDQWFLQPGHPELSISYAYDTTQKQAVIYLKQAQNLQYMPVYRLPVYISITENNQVREIPVTFETKDTTFKFPTNTIPQNIVFDSKKMLLARIKEEKPQAYWLFQAKNGANFKQKQSALANLSADLEEEQVLNIFVELLDDPFWAIRLEALDQLQTRSSIPSSVLEKIKVLAQKDPKAAIRKSAMNWLVEIVADKENSQFSAAEKSPLKAIFSAGLSDSSYSVMGAALTGLYLADSVAGVQQAEIISKQENPKLMSQVAEIYFLANHPKAYEHAIKTIEMMDDGYDKFLLISLLGSYLHNQDEATQNKGLNFLKDIAKNNPVWWMRLGVVRVLAEFMDREDIQQFFEEYKKIETNPRILNMLKN